A single genomic interval of Gallus gallus isolate bGalGal1 chromosome 10, bGalGal1.mat.broiler.GRCg7b, whole genome shotgun sequence harbors:
- the OR10A4 gene encoding olfactory receptor 10A7 — MEAGEEPGLKNQTYFTLQGFSCLTALQVLLFEGILIMFLITMTGNFLIILVATADPALHTPMYYFLKNLALIEICFTLNIVPKMLMDLLLERKIISFSACALQLYFVIFFVTSECFLLSAMAYDRYVAICHPLHYTTRMNRRVCFHMVIACWVAGIPFSAGLTGWLFSYPFCGSKEIEHFFCDIAPVLDLVCSDTYLFELLVFVATVTIVLIPFILIAASYVRIIHTILQMQSSEGRRKAFFTCFAHLVVVTLFYCTTGLIHLKPRSRFLVKSRKLVALSYTVVTPMLNPIIYSLRNKEVKHALRKTFGRKQFSKMHLPRGFHLFSKSCSHLKG; from the coding sequence ATGGAAGCTGGTGAAGAACCAGGGCTCAAAAACCAGACGTACTTCACCTTGCAGGGGTTCTCCTGCCTCACCGCTCTTCAGGTTCTTCTCTTTGAGGGAATTCTCATCATGTTCCTAATCACAATGACAGGGAACTTTCTCATAATTTTAGTCGCAACTGCTGATCCTGCCTTACACACCCCAATGTACTATTTTCTCAAAAACCTGGCCTTGATTGAAATTTGCTTTACATTAAACATAGTGCCCAAGATGCTTATGGATTTGTTGTTGGAGAGAAAGATCATCTCCTTTTCTGCCTGTGCCCTGCAACTTTACTTTGTCATATTCTTTGTCACTTCCGAGTGCTTCCTCTTGAGTGCCATGGCATATGACAGATACGTGGCTATATGCCATCCCTTGCACTACACCACCAGAATGAACAGGCGAGTGTGTTTTCATATGGTCATAGCATGCTGGGTTGCTGGTATTCCATTTTCTGCAGGACTCACTGGCTGGCTATTTAGCTATCCCTTTTGTGGCTCTAAGGAGATTGAGCATTTCTTTTGTGATATTGCTCCTGTTCTAGATTTGGTCTGTTCAGACACATACTTATTTGAGCTTCTTGTGTTTGTTGCTACTGTTACAATTGTTTTGATCCCATTTATCTTGATAGCAGCATCTTACGTCCGGATAATCCATACCATCCTCCAAATGCAGTCTTCCGAAGGAAGACGCAAAGCTTTCTTCACCTGCTTTGCTCACCTGGTGGTGGTGACGCTGTTCTACTGCACAACTGGCTTGATACATTTGAAGCCAAGGTCCAGATTCTTGGTAAAGAGCAGGAAACTGGTGGCTCTTTCCTATACAGTAGTAACTCCTATGCTGAACCCAATCATCTACAGCTTACGAAACAAAGAAGTAAAGCATGCTCTAAGGAAGACATTTGGAAGGAAACAGTTCAGCAAGATGCATCTGCCCAGAGGGTTTCACTTATTTTCTAAAAGTTGCTCACACTTGAAAGGTTAA